In one Mycobacterium sp. NBC_00419 genomic region, the following are encoded:
- a CDS encoding acetamidase/formamidase family protein produces the protein MTLHHLPATPQTVHWGFFDPRQPPAVTVDSGDVVEIETLTHHAGDAPDLLMDDGIADVFAQVNDRGPGPHILTGPIAVAGARPGDVLQVDILAATPRLAYGSNLAAHWGYLYRELPVERVTIYELDTEALLGRALFGYDWTTTPLADAPGTIVSPAESRREPALPGVVVPLRPHFGTMGVAPAEAERVSSVPPGDHGGNVDNWRIGAGGRMYYPVQVPGALLSVGDPHVSQGDGEVSGTALESSLNGLLRLTIRRDLPFVVPVLETSTELLVHGFGDTLDAAMNSAALRALDLLVRHFGLTRPDAYSFMSVAVDFTVTQVVDQRQGVHARIDKRCFPRWQNPAA, from the coding sequence ATGACTCTGCACCACCTTCCGGCGACACCACAGACGGTGCACTGGGGGTTCTTCGATCCCCGGCAACCGCCCGCGGTGACGGTGGACTCCGGCGACGTGGTGGAGATCGAGACCCTGACCCATCACGCAGGCGATGCACCCGACCTGTTGATGGACGACGGGATCGCGGACGTCTTCGCGCAAGTCAACGATCGCGGTCCCGGCCCGCACATTCTCACCGGGCCGATCGCAGTCGCCGGGGCGCGTCCCGGTGACGTCCTGCAAGTCGACATCCTTGCGGCCACCCCGCGGCTGGCCTACGGCTCCAACCTGGCGGCCCACTGGGGTTACCTCTACCGCGAGCTGCCCGTGGAACGGGTGACCATCTACGAACTGGACACCGAAGCGCTGCTGGGGCGGGCCCTGTTCGGCTACGACTGGACCACGACGCCGCTGGCCGACGCCCCGGGCACCATCGTCAGCCCGGCCGAGAGTCGGCGCGAGCCCGCGCTGCCCGGCGTCGTCGTACCGCTGCGTCCACACTTCGGCACGATGGGCGTGGCCCCCGCGGAAGCGGAGCGGGTCTCGTCGGTGCCGCCGGGTGATCACGGCGGAAACGTCGACAACTGGCGGATCGGCGCCGGCGGCCGGATGTACTACCCGGTGCAGGTTCCCGGCGCGCTGTTGTCAGTGGGCGATCCGCACGTCTCCCAAGGCGACGGGGAGGTGAGCGGAACGGCCCTGGAGTCGTCGCTGAACGGGTTGCTGCGCTTGACCATTCGCCGCGACCTGCCGTTCGTCGTGCCGGTGCTGGAAACGTCGACCGAGCTTCTGGTGCACGGCTTCGGTGACACCCTGGACGCAGCGATGAACAGCGCCGCACTGCGCGCCCTGGACCTGCTGGTGCGCCACTTCGGCTTGACCCGCCCCGACGCCTACTCGTTCATGTCGGTGGCGGTGGACTTCACCGTGACGCAGGTGGTCGATCAGCGCCAGGGCGTGCACGCCCGCATCGACAAGCGGTGCTTCCCGCGGTGGCAGAATCCGGCGGCATGA
- a CDS encoding RidA family protein — translation MTGIQAFTFTPADGVPPAVAPFSHATAAGPTLYVTGQMPTDTTGAVVGTDVATQTAQVLRNLLRVTELCGGGIDDVVSVRAFLTDWSDYAAFNDAYAPWFPDRLPSRTCVGTTGLAVGACVEIDWVCWRAGGWPGLG, via the coding sequence ATGACCGGTATCCAGGCGTTCACGTTCACCCCGGCTGATGGCGTTCCGCCCGCGGTGGCCCCGTTCTCGCATGCCACGGCCGCCGGGCCGACCCTGTATGTGACCGGGCAGATGCCCACCGACACCACCGGCGCCGTGGTCGGCACCGACGTCGCCACCCAGACAGCTCAGGTGTTGCGAAACCTGTTGCGGGTGACCGAACTGTGCGGCGGCGGCATCGACGACGTGGTGTCGGTGCGGGCTTTTCTGACCGATTGGTCGGACTACGCGGCGTTCAACGACGCCTACGCACCGTGGTTCCCCGACCGGTTACCGAGCCGAACCTGCGTCGGCACTACAGGACTCGCCGTGGGTGCATGTGTGGAGATCGACTGGGTGTGCTGGCGAGCCGGGGGCTGGCCGGGCTTGGGCTGA